The Caulobacter sp. 73W region GCGCCAGCGCTCCGGCCCGTTGGCCGGGAACAGGCGGCCGCCGGCCAGGACGTCGAGGTGCTCGCAGATCACCCGGCTGTCGAAGATGATCTCCCCGTCGCCGGTGACTAGGGTTGGCACCTTCGACAGTGGATTTTGCCCCCGCAGGGTCTCGTCGGTCCACGGATCGACCGCCGCCAGCTGGATGCGATCCTCCAGCTCCAGCTCGATCATGGCCACACGCACCTTGCGGGCGAAGGGCGAGGTGGGCGAGTAGAGCAGCTGCATGGATTGAACCTCAGGAGACGGCCATGGCTTTGACCCTCGCCCCCGGACTTAAGATCGTGGCCGCCACGCACAACCCAGGAAAAGCAAAGGAGCTGGCAGCCCTCCTGGAAGGTCGCTTCGAAATCGTCACCGCCGGGTCCCTGAACCTGCCCGAGCCGGAAGAGACCGAGAGCACCTTCGTGGGCAACGCCCTGCTCAAGGCTCGGCACGCAGCGGACCTGTCGAACATGATCGCCATCGCCGACGATTCCGGCGTCTCGGTCACCGCCCTGGACGGCGCGCCGGGCATCTTTTCGGCCCGCTGGGCCGGGCCGGAGAAGGACTTCGCCATGGCCATGAAGAAGGTCGAGGAGCGGATCGAGGAGACCGGCTCCCAGGACCGCAGCGCCTGGTTCACCAGCGCCCTGGCCGTCTGCTGGCCCGATGGCGGCCCGGCCGTGGTGGTCGAGGGCCGCGTCGACGGGACGCTGGTCTTCCCGGCGCGCGGCGACAAGGGCTTCGGCTATGATCCGATCTTCATCCCCGAGGGCCATGACCAGACCTTCGGCGAGATGGAGCAGTCGGCGAAGGAGGCGATCAGCCACCGCACCCGCGCCTTCGAGAAGCTGAAAGCCGCCCTGTTTTGACGCTGCCGCTCGCCGTCTATGTCCATTGGCCGTACTGCGCGAAGGTCTGCCCCTATTGCGACTTCAACGTCGTGCGCGATCGGGGACGGACGGACGAGCAGGCGGCCCTGGCGGCGGCGATCATCGACGACCTGAACGGCTGGCGCGACCTGACCGGGCCGCGCCGCCTGACCTCCATCTTCCTGGGCGGCGGCACCCCGTCGCTGATGGACCCGGCGGCGGCGGCGCGGGTGATCGACACGGCCCGCGCCCTGTGGGACGCCGAGCCTGACCTGGAGATCAGCCTGGAGGCCAATCCGACCGACGCCGAGGCGGACCGGTTCGAGGCTTTCGCGGCGGCGGGGGTGACGCGGTTGTCCCTGGGGGTGCAAGCGCTGGACGACGCGTCCCTGGCCTTTCTGGGCCGCAACCACGACGCCGACACCGCCCGCCGGGCGGCGCGCAAGGCGGCGGCGACCTTCCCCCGCCTGTCCATGGACATGATCTACGCCCGCCCCGGCCAGACGCCGCAAGGCTGGGCGGCGGAGCTGGGCGAAGTGCTGGATTTCGGGCCGGAGCACATCTCTCCCTATCAGCTGACCATCGAGGCGGGCACCGCCTTCGACCGCGCCGTGGGGCGTGGCCGCTTCACGCCGCCGGACGAGGACCTGGCGGCCGCCCTGTTCGAGACCACCCAGGGCGTTCTCGAAGCCGCCGGTTTCGACGCCTATGAGGTCTCCAACCACGCCCGGGGCGAAGCGGCGCGGTCGCGGCACAACCTCGCCTACTGGCGGGGCTACGACTATGTCGGCGTCGGGCCGGGAGCCCATGGCCGCCTGACCCGCGACGGCGCGCGCGTCGCCACCGCCGCCGAGCGCCGGATCGGCGACTACATCACCCGGGTGGGCGGCGATGGGACCGGCTTCGAGCGCGAACCCCTGAGCGCTGTCGAGGCGGCGGAGGAGCGCCTGCTGATGGGCCTGCGCATCGACGCGGGGGTGGGCTTCGACGAGGTCGCGCCCCTGGGCCTGACCCCCGACCACCCCCGCATCGCCCATCTGGCCGCCGAGGGCCTGCTGATGGACGACCGCGAGCGCCTGCGCGCCACCCGCCAGGGGCGGCTGGTTCTGGACTCGCTCACCGCCGCCCTGATCGTCTGACTTTGGCCGTCCCGGCCGAACCTGTTATGCGAGGGCCGATGGCCCAGCACCCGCCCCCGCCCCCCCTGTCGACCGCTCCGCTCGCGCCCGGCCTCTATGTGGTCGCCACGCCGATCGGCAATCTGCGCGACATCACCCTGCGGGCGCTGGACGTGCTGAACGCCGCCGATCTGGTGCTGGCCGAGGACACCCGCGTCACCGGCAAGCTGCTGTCGGCCTACAACCTGTCCAAGCGCATGGAGCGCTATGACGAGCACGCGGCCGAGCGTGCGCGGCCCAAGGTGATGGCGGCGCTGGAAGGCGGCGGGCGGGTGGCCCTGGTCTCCGACGCCGGCACGCCCCTGGTCTCCGATCCCGGCTACCGGCTAGTGAAGGAGGTCGTCGAGGCCGGCTACACGGTCTATCCGATCCCCGGCGCCTCGGCGGCGCTGGCGGCCCTGACCCTGGGCGGCCTGCCCACCGACCGCTTCATGTTCGTGGGCTTCGCCCCGCCCAAAAGCGCCGCGCGCCGCACCTTCCTGAGCGAGTTCGCCGCCGTGCGGGCGACCCTGATCTTCTATGAGAGCGGCCCGCGCCTGGCCGATAGCCTGGCCGACATGGCCGCCGTGTTCGGCGGCGACCGCCAAGCCGCCGTGGCGCGCGAGATCACCAAGCTGCACGAGACCTGCATTCGCGGCACGCTTTCGGAACTGGCCGCCGACCCGAAGCTGGACAGCCCCAAGGGCGAGATCGTCGTCCTGGTCGGCCCCGGCGAGGAGCAGGCCGCCACGGCCGAAGACGCCGACACCGCCCTGGCCGAGGCTCTGACCCGCATGGGCCCCGCCGACGCGGCCTCAGAAGTGGCCAAGGCCCTGGGCCTTCCCCGGCGTGAGCTTTACCGCCGCGCCCTGGACCTCAAGGGCGCCTGAGGATGAGCCAGGTCGGCTCCGCCCGCGGCGCGGCCGCTCGGCTTTCCGGCCGGCGGGGCGAGGCCCTGGCGGCGACGTGGCTTATGCTGAGGGGTTATCGCATCCTGGGATTCCGCCTGCCGACACCCATGGCCGAGATTGACCTGCTGGCCGTGTGCGGCCGGGTCCTGGCCGTGGTCGAGGTCAAGCCACGCCGCACCCTGGACGAGGCGCTGAAGGCCGTGCGGACAGATCAGAGGGAACGCCTGCGCCGCGCAGGCGCTCACATAGCCGCACTGCGATCCGCGCTGCGAGACACCGCGGTTCGTCTGGATCTGATCGCGCTCGCCCCCGGGCGCGCACCACGTCATATTCCCGACGCCTGGGCCGGGGCGTAGGAATCGGCTGAAGGGGATCGCCGTGGACCGCGAAGAGGCGGAAGAGCTGCTGAACGCCGCTGGGCGCGCCGGGGACGCGGATTTTCCGCTGTTCGAGGCGGCGCTCGCCTGCGCCGTGCATGACGATCCGTCCCGTGATCCTCAGATCGCCCGCAACCTGGCCGACGAGGCGGTGGCCCGCGTCCGTGACCGGCTGGAACGCGAAAGCCCCGAGGAAGCCATCGCCGAGGCCCTGTCCGGCGACCTGCGCCTGTCGGGCGACCTGATCACCTATGACAACCCCGACAACGCCGACGTCATCTCCGTGGCCGACCGCCGCAAGGGCCTGCCGGTGGCGTTGGGGATCTTCTACCTGCACGCCGCCCGCAAGACCGGCCTTAACCTTCAGGGCGTCGATTTTCCGGGGCACTTCCTGCTGCGCATCGAGACGGACGAAGGCCCGCTGGCGCTCGACCCGTTCAGCGAGGGGCGCGTGGTCCTGCCGTCGGAGCTGACCCGCCGCGCCCTGCGCACCGGCCTGACGCCTGACGTGGCGGCCAAGCTGGACGTGCTGATGGCCCCCGCTCCAGACCGCAGCGTGCTGATCCGCCTGCAGAACAACATCTTCGCTCGCGCCCAGGCGGCCGGCGACTGGGCGCGGGCCGAGCGCTCCGCCCTGCGCCGTGCCCTGCTCGACCCAACTGACCACCGGCCCTGGCTGGACGTGGCGGCGGCCCGCGAGGGGCAAGGCGCCCTGGCCGGGGCGCTGCAGGCCCTGGCCCAGGCCCAGTTCTTGGACGGGGGCGCCGCCCTCGCCGCCCGCGCCCAGCGCGAGCGTGTCCGGATGCGGCTGAACTAGGCTTTTGCGGCGGCAGCGCCTATCTGATCGGCCAAGGTCGATTGAGGAGCCGTCATGTCCCTGCGCGTCGCCGTACAGATGGACCCCGTTGATGGGGTCAACATCGAGTCCGACACCACATTCCTAATGATGTTGACGGCGCGGGAGCGCGGCCATTCGCTGTGGTTCTACACCCCTGATAAGCTGAGCCTGGAGGACGGACGGGTGTTCGCCCGCGCTCACAAGCTTGAGATCCAACCGGTCCAGGGCGACCACGCCAAGCTGGGGCCGGTCGAGGTCCTCGACCTGGCCGAGGACGTCGATGTGATCCTGATGCGTCAGGACCCGCCCTTCGACATGCACTACATCACCGCCACCCACCTGCTGGAGCGGGTGCATCCCAAGACCCTGGTGGTCAACAATCCGGTCGAGGTGCGCAACGCTCCGGAAAAGCTGTTCGTCACCAGCTTCCCCGGCGTACAGCCGCCGACCCTGATCACCAGCGACCGGGAGGCGATCTACGACTTCCGCGAACGCCACGGCGACGTGGTGCTCAAGCCCCTGCACGGCCTGGGCGGCCTGGGCGTGGTGCGCCTGCGGCCCGACGATCCCAATCTCGACGCCCTGCTGGAGCTGCACGGCATGGCCAGCCGCGATCAGGTGGTGGTCCAGAAGTTCGTCCCCGCCGTCAGCAAGGGCGACAAGCGAATCCTGCTGATCGACGGCGTGCCGGTGGGCGGCATCAACCGCGTCCCGGCCGAGGGGCAGGTGCGCTCCAACCTCGCGCGCGGCGGCACGGCCCATCCGTTCGAGCTGACCGCCCGCGATCTGGAGCTGTGCGCCATCATCGGCCCGGAGCTGAAGGCCCGCGGCCTGCTGTTCGTCGGCATCGACGTGATCGGCGACTACATGACCGAGATCAACGTCACCTCCCCGACCGGCGCGCAACAGCTCAAGCGCTTCACCGGGATCGACGCCACGGCGGCGCTGTTCGAGCGGATCGAAGCGCTGGCGGTTTGACGACCGACGCAGGTTTGGTTTTTCGAAGCTGTGGCCGGTCACCATGAAGGCGAGCGGGACCACCGCCTCCCTCAGCGTGGGTGATTTGATTTCCATGAAGGCCTCGCCGGGCGTCGCCGTCCTGAAGGTCGGCGACCTCGTCATGAAAGCCGGGCCGGACGGCGCGTCCCTGAACTGGGGCGACTTGCTCAACCTCGTCGATCAAGGCTCGCCCCTGACGCCGCGCGCCGTGGTCGAATGGGCGGGGACGCCTTCGTCTTTCAGGACGCGGGTAATCCCGTGCTCATGGCCCTCGTCGGGCTTCCGGCCAAGGCCACCGGGCTGGCGACGTCCAGCTGAGCTAAACTGGGCCAAGTTTAAGTGTGAAGGCTAGATGACTGATCGTCTTCATTTTCTTTCTTAGTTCTTGATCCGTTCCCGATCCGACCCGACACACCAAGCCCTGTGGATAACTTTCGCGTGCTGATGCATGCCTGCACGTCTGCGACCGCGGCGTTCGAAGAACTCGAGCCTGCGACATTCTGAAACAAGCTTGGCTCATACGGCCCGTTAAGGGGCTGGCTCTTATGGTGTGCGGATGAACCGGACCCCGCCGAAGAGCGTCACGCCTGAACAGCTGGCTACCCTGAGTCACGAATTCCGCACGCCGCTGAACGGGGTCCTGGGCGTCGCCCGCCTGCTGGAAGGCACGCGCCTGACGGCGGAGCAGCGCTCCTATGTCGCCGCCCTGCGCGACAGCGGCGACCACCTGCTGTCCCTGGTCAACGACCTGCTTGACTTCGCGCGCCTGGGCGAGGGCCGCGTGGAGCTGCATCCGGCCCCCGTGCAAGTGGAGACCCTGCTGCGCCAGGTCTGCGAGCTGATGAGCCCGCGCGCCGACGAAAAGGGCATCGAGATCGGCTGGGCCGCCGCGCCCGGCGTCGGCGAGGTGATGGCCGACGAGGGCCGTCTGCGTCAGGTTCTGCTCAACTTCGTCGGCAACGGCGTGAAGTTCACCGTCAGCGGCGGCGTGCTGCTGTCGGCCGAGCCGGCCGGCGACGGCCGCGTGCGCTTCACCGTCTCCGACACCGGTCCGGGCGTGCCCGTCGCCGCCCGCGAAAAGATCTTCCAGCCCTTCGTCCAGGCCGAGACCGCCGGCCATCCGGGCGGCACGGGTCTGGGCCTGGCCATCGTGCGCCGTCTGGCCGACGCCATGGACGGGACCGTCGGGGTCGAGGGCGAGGAAGGCAATGGCGCCGACTTCTGGTTCGAGGCGCCCCTGCCCGCCGTCGAGGCCGCGCCGTTCGAAGCCGCGCTGAAGGGCATGACGGTCGCCGTCGCCTCGCCCAACGCCATCGTCCGCGAAGCCGCC contains the following coding sequences:
- the rdgB gene encoding RdgB/HAM1 family non-canonical purine NTP pyrophosphatase, with product MALTLAPGLKIVAATHNPGKAKELAALLEGRFEIVTAGSLNLPEPEETESTFVGNALLKARHAADLSNMIAIADDSGVSVTALDGAPGIFSARWAGPEKDFAMAMKKVEERIEETGSQDRSAWFTSALAVCWPDGGPAVVVEGRVDGTLVFPARGDKGFGYDPIFIPEGHDQTFGEMEQSAKEAISHRTRAFEKLKAALF
- the hemW gene encoding radical SAM family heme chaperone HemW, coding for MTLPLAVYVHWPYCAKVCPYCDFNVVRDRGRTDEQAALAAAIIDDLNGWRDLTGPRRLTSIFLGGGTPSLMDPAAAARVIDTARALWDAEPDLEISLEANPTDAEADRFEAFAAAGVTRLSLGVQALDDASLAFLGRNHDADTARRAARKAAATFPRLSMDMIYARPGQTPQGWAAELGEVLDFGPEHISPYQLTIEAGTAFDRAVGRGRFTPPDEDLAAALFETTQGVLEAAGFDAYEVSNHARGEAARSRHNLAYWRGYDYVGVGPGAHGRLTRDGARVATAAERRIGDYITRVGGDGTGFEREPLSAVEAAEERLLMGLRIDAGVGFDEVAPLGLTPDHPRIAHLAAEGLLMDDRERLRATRQGRLVLDSLTAALIV
- the rsmI gene encoding 16S rRNA (cytidine(1402)-2'-O)-methyltransferase, with the protein product MAQHPPPPPLSTAPLAPGLYVVATPIGNLRDITLRALDVLNAADLVLAEDTRVTGKLLSAYNLSKRMERYDEHAAERARPKVMAALEGGGRVALVSDAGTPLVSDPGYRLVKEVVEAGYTVYPIPGASAALAALTLGGLPTDRFMFVGFAPPKSAARRTFLSEFAAVRATLIFYESGPRLADSLADMAAVFGGDRQAAVAREITKLHETCIRGTLSELAADPKLDSPKGEIVVLVGPGEEQAATAEDADTALAEALTRMGPADAASEVAKALGLPRRELYRRALDLKGA
- a CDS encoding YraN family protein, whose amino-acid sequence is MSQVGSARGAAARLSGRRGEALAATWLMLRGYRILGFRLPTPMAEIDLLAVCGRVLAVVEVKPRRTLDEALKAVRTDQRERLRRAGAHIAALRSALRDTAVRLDLIALAPGRAPRHIPDAWAGA
- a CDS encoding SirB1 family protein; translation: MDREEAEELLNAAGRAGDADFPLFEAALACAVHDDPSRDPQIARNLADEAVARVRDRLERESPEEAIAEALSGDLRLSGDLITYDNPDNADVISVADRRKGLPVALGIFYLHAARKTGLNLQGVDFPGHFLLRIETDEGPLALDPFSEGRVVLPSELTRRALRTGLTPDVAAKLDVLMAPAPDRSVLIRLQNNIFARAQAAGDWARAERSALRRALLDPTDHRPWLDVAAAREGQGALAGALQALAQAQFLDGGAALAARAQRERVRMRLN
- the gshB gene encoding glutathione synthase encodes the protein MSLRVAVQMDPVDGVNIESDTTFLMMLTARERGHSLWFYTPDKLSLEDGRVFARAHKLEIQPVQGDHAKLGPVEVLDLAEDVDVILMRQDPPFDMHYITATHLLERVHPKTLVVNNPVEVRNAPEKLFVTSFPGVQPPTLITSDREAIYDFRERHGDVVLKPLHGLGGLGVVRLRPDDPNLDALLELHGMASRDQVVVQKFVPAVSKGDKRILLIDGVPVGGINRVPAEGQVRSNLARGGTAHPFELTARDLELCAIIGPELKARGLLFVGIDVIGDYMTEINVTSPTGAQQLKRFTGIDATAALFERIEALAV
- a CDS encoding ATP-binding protein — protein: MNRTPPKSVTPEQLATLSHEFRTPLNGVLGVARLLEGTRLTAEQRSYVAALRDSGDHLLSLVNDLLDFARLGEGRVELHPAPVQVETLLRQVCELMSPRADEKGIEIGWAAAPGVGEVMADEGRLRQVLLNFVGNGVKFTVSGGVLLSAEPAGDGRVRFTVSDTGPGVPVAAREKIFQPFVQAETAGHPGGTGLGLAIVRRLADAMDGTVGVEGEEGNGADFWFEAPLPAVEAAPFEAALKGMTVAVASPNAIVREAAAQQIAASGGRAVVGRDIESVLRAAPTEAVILVDVALSEGKKGFRPPAERACVVLLRAEERGASTACGPTASLAI